One Salvia miltiorrhiza cultivar Shanhuang (shh) chromosome 6, IMPLAD_Smil_shh, whole genome shotgun sequence genomic window, CAGCAGCCTAAACACCTCACTGCTCCGGTTCTCCCTCATCACAAGCCAACGTCGCATCACTTGGTAGCATATACGAATGGTGAAGCTTTCTAGCTTAGAGAACTCATGATCCCAATCCCAATCCTCACCATCATCACCTCTCCCAATTTCACCTCCTTTGTATTTATCTCGTATTTCAACGAAAAACGCTAGAGATCCAAATCCATCTTCTAGCCTACGATAAGCAAACGACACGATTGAAAAGGATGCAGGTGATGGTGATATACCTTTACTTGGCATCTCTTCAAAAATTTGGAGGGCCTTACTTTCCTTCCCTTGTTCTGTGTAGATCCCCATCAAAGTGTTGTACGTCACAACACTCGGATGCACCCCTTTCGCGGCCATATCATTCATAACATCCTCAACAAAATTGAACTTCCTAGTTTCCTTCATCGCTCCCAAAAGGCTGTTGTATATGAAAAGGTTCGGCCGGACCAAACCACCACTCTCTTCACTCTTCCTCTTAAGCCACTCAAAGAGAGCCATTGCCGAttctaaattattttctttaccAAAACCTCGAATCACAGTCGAATAGACCTGAAGGGGAAGGATCCTCTCCACCTTCAGCACTTCCTCCACATCATCAGAAGTTCTAGCTGAGCTCAATCTACGTGCTAGTGCACGAACATCAACCCTTTGACTACTCACATTCTTAACTTTCTCTCCATCATCATCACCACTATTATTTGCACCATCAAATTCACTGCCATAATCCTTCCCCTCCGCAACTACATCCAGCTTGGGATGAGCACATTCCACCCTATCTATCTCCCCTGAAACCTCATCTACGCGGCCTAACTCGTCAATGGAACAGTTCTCTCCAACCGTGGGCTCATCCAACGCCCACGACACATCACACGCTGTACCAAGAAAGCCCTTCTTAGGCTTAGCAAAGCCACTAATCGTGCTTGCAGTTGCAGAGCCCAAATAAAGCATTTTGCACTTCAACTCATAGTTTTGGCCAGCAAGACACACTCCATTTTTACAACCCTTAAAATATCTCGACAAACACAATGAACGATGGCCATGAACATTGCAAAAATCCAATCTTTTCCTCCTCTCTCCCCATTTAACCAAACtacaaaatgaaattaattcTAAATCCAACTGAGGTACTACACAAGAGTGCCAAGATTCACTCGTTGAAGGCCAAATCGTCAGAGCTTGCATATTTGATCCCAAATAACTCTAAAAGTGAGAGCAAAACTTCAAGATTGAACTATCCAACCAAAAATTGTGGCATACTAGTTTTACCCCATAACAGAATTGCGCCAAAGGATTTCCAACCATCAAGATCAAACAGCAGAAAccttaaaaaaaagaaagaaagctGGCTTTTTATGATTAATTTAGAGATAAAATCATACCTTGGTTTGAATGGATATGTAGAGGTTTTGGGTTTTGTTTAGAGCAGCTTAAGTCGCTGGCTTTTTCACAGCCATTCAATATCCGAATTAAGACGTGAAATCAATTCGGAGCCGTGTAGAAACGCACAACGACGCCGTTGCGAGGCCCACTTGTTTTGGACCGGGTCCATGTGATATGGGCCGCTCTGCTTGTTAGGCTTCCCACTTCCACCCAGGACTGTTCTTTTTAGGCATTTCTAAAGGAATTTGCTGGAAGTGGAAAGAGGAAGTGTGTTGTATcatgtgtgtgtttttttgtaAGGTGGAAAGATACATTTTGTTGGAATGCATCCGAACCCAAAATAATTACGCAAAAACTCTTGTGAAATCGGTTTTACGATGAAATCGATTTCACAATGACATTACtttaacatacaaatgacaatgacactgacactgtaacattttaaagtgtcatttgtatgttaaaGTAATGTCATTGTAAatattaaagtgtcatttgtatgtttaAGTCGTATCATTCGGAAAACTTGTTTCACAGTGAAACCGGTTTCACAGGAGACCACCTTAAATAATTATAGTGGAATACATAAAACTACCCaactattaaaatttatttaccGAAAATACTCATTTTCTTAAATTTCTACATTTTATACTAAAAGATTCTGTAATTGCAGAAAAGTGTATTTGATTCTTACCTTTTTTTACCCAATTTATTGTTTCTATCTACATtatcatgtgtgtgtgtgttttgtaaGGTGGAAAGATAAATTTTGTTGGAATGCATCCAAACCCaaaataattacataaaaattccCGTGAAATCGGTTTTACGGTGAAATTGGtttcacaatgacactacttcaacatacaaatgacactgtaatattttaaagtatcatttgtatgttgaagtaatgTCATTGGAAATGTTAAactgtcatttgtatgttgaagtagtgtcattcgaaaaacTGGTTTCACGGGAGACCACCTCAAATAATTATAGTGGGAATACATAAAACTACCCAACTATTAAAACCTATTTACCGAAGGTACAAATTCCCCCCTGAACTAGACTCCCCTATAGCGTTGACCCCCCCATACTCGACCTTGGCGCAAAAACCTCCCCTAAAGTTCGGAAGAAAGGGCCTTTTTAACCCTCGCATTAAACGACTGTCAAACGCCgtttaacttaatttttttttaatttcaaatggGCCCCACCCCaatattatctctctctctctctccccattTCTTCCTCCCACTGATAACtccttcgccgccgcctccttctCCGGTGAGGGGTGTCGGCGTGTCGCCGCCGCCCTCTCTTTCTCGACCGCGGTAAACCAACTCACACATTCATTCAATATTCAGTAATCTATTTCAAGAACCATCATTTTTACAGAGGATCTTGAGACATAAAACAAATTGattttgagtatatatatatatatatatatatatatatatatatatataatctatacATACATATACACAGAGAGGCACATTTTTTCTGCAAATTGAGCTAATCAAAGAAAGGTATAAAAGAAGCTATCTATGTACTGTGTGTGCGCGCGTGAGTGTTGGGGGTGGTCCGGCTGGTTTTATGAAGGCGAcatgatcactaatttattagcaacgtAAACTGTAACTAACACATtataattgtagcaaataaaaagtaaccgagtatcgtatccacagggactgataaCCGAAATAACCCTAGCTATTCCCTAAACAAACTATCACAGTAGACATGCAAACATAATAAGAAGAAGATTTAACTAAAGCTAAACTCAAATAGCAGCAAATAAAATTCaagaagaaaaatcaaataatgaaaacgactgatcctagggtagtaaattcattaactaaatccacataatcaatctattaatcctattaaccagtttaatccagttatgatgagagatcacttaattaatcaattactctcgctagagcagcaacgatcgtaaattagtaaattctctatctccgttaggtctcaaggaaatctactaac contains:
- the LOC130987480 gene encoding protein LOW PHOTOSYNTHETIC EFFICIENCY 1, chloroplastic-like; protein product: MQALTIWPSTSESWHSCVVPQLDLELISFCSLVKWGERRKRLDFCNVHGHRSLCLSRYFKGCKNGVCLAGQNYELKCKMLYLGSATASTISGFAKPKKGFLGTACDVSWALDEPTVGENCSIDELGRVDEVSGEIDRVECAHPKLDVVAEGKDYGSEFDGANNSGDDDGEKVKNVSSQRVDVRALARRLSSARTSDDVEEVLKVERILPLQVYSTVIRGFGKENNLESAMALFEWLKRKSEESGGLVRPNLFIYNSLLGAMKETRKFNFVEDVMNDMAAKGVHPSVVTYNTLMGIYTEQGKESKALQIFEEMPSKGISPSPASFSIVSFAYRRLEDGFGSLAFFVEIRDKYKGGEIGRGDDGEDWDWDHEFSKLESFTIRICYQVMRRWLVMRENRSSEVFRLLRKMDEAGLQHGRAEHERLIWACTREEHCVVAKELYTRIREVDNEMSLSVCNHLIWLLGKAKKWWAALEIYEDMLDKGPKPNNMSYELIVSHFNILLSAARKKGIWRWGVRLLNKMEEKGLKPGSREWNSVLVACSKASETSAAIEIFKRMVEQGEKPTIISYGALLSALEKGNLYEQALQVWEHMIRVGFEPNLHAYTIMASIYAGQGKFDLLDSIIKEMVAAGVDPTVITFNAIISSCGRNNHGGVGYEWFERMKLHNITPNEVTYEMLIEALARDGKPRLAYELHLRARNEGLELSAKAYDAVVQSAQLHGATVEVAALGPRPPERKKKVQIRKNLSEFCKLADVPRRSKPFVRKEIYTSKGE